Proteins from one Sphingopyxis terrae subsp. terrae NBRC 15098 genomic window:
- a CDS encoding SUF system Fe-S cluster assembly protein — protein MSEENSIRIEEVESVAPPPKARVEDAETAPEKLERKRDYLEGFLAAKPAAVDPHGVGGDLYEAVVAALKDIYDPEIPVNIYDLGLIYNVEIDEGHVVVTMTLTTPHCPVAESMPGEVELRVGAVPGVGDAEVNLVWDPPWSPANMSDEARLELGML, from the coding sequence ATGAGCGAAGAAAACAGCATCAGGATCGAGGAAGTGGAAAGCGTCGCGCCGCCGCCCAAGGCGCGCGTCGAGGATGCCGAAACCGCGCCCGAGAAGCTGGAGCGCAAGCGCGATTATCTGGAGGGCTTTCTGGCCGCCAAGCCCGCCGCGGTCGATCCGCACGGCGTCGGCGGCGACCTGTACGAAGCCGTCGTCGCGGCGCTCAAGGATATTTACGATCCGGAAATTCCGGTGAATATCTATGACCTTGGCCTGATCTACAATGTCGAGATCGACGAAGGCCATGTCGTCGTCACCATGACGTTGACCACCCCGCACTGCCCCGTCGCCGAATCGATGCCTGGCGAGGTCGAGTTGCGCGTCGGCGCGGTGCCCGGCGTCGGCGATGCTGAAGTGAACCTTGTCTGGGATCCGCCCTGGTCGCCCGCCAATATGAGCGACGAGGCGCGGCTCGAATTGGGAATGCTGTGA